In Microbulbifer celer, a single window of DNA contains:
- a CDS encoding TonB-dependent receptor, which translates to MFKRHLLSSSIAMVTTFGGMSATALAQDSDYDAEFDKGATLEEVVVTGVRASLEQGLDIKRDSYQLVDSIVAVDIGKFPDNNVVEALQRVSGVQVTDRGAGEVNTVSIRGLNDVTTTVNGRQIFTSSGRSVALADVPASLLKGVNVYKTRSASQIESGIAGQIDIRTQRPFDFDGSKVVLAGRGIYQEQADSTDPNLSGLFSNRWETSAGEFGALVNLSYAETNYRDQNAAPGAVVPYATADAPANMEPNQIIRSVYSATSLEPWAVDPEFWGVQNWTPGLEQGLSNAPGSTLVVGGEEAEYMLSRDAIFQNDLTGTRERPAANISLQWAPNESSEYLFEMFYNGFRNESFNSLNFTNVDYWGDASALPNGGEFDIYDGTNVVKAREVIYPYGFTSGDLSEGKTDSYVYALGGNWDISESFRLKSEVYYQKSEYETSFIAMQADRVAYGVGVDFNTGGGTLAWEYYDDPSTPDVDESDLTDASQWSTSNFYDNGSSSEGDALTFDVDGELDIAFGGAHTLRFGLRHDVRGASEAGRDQTARYAVPLDSIDGLASTTSGFFDGRANIPTEWVSANGYYLSKNADAVRAMYGLEAEALRKTFEVEEETTSVYIEADFDTTVAGKIVDGQFGLRYVNADTDMDFFDFNEETGESSQSSASASNSNLLPSLSTRLHITDDLIARFSYTETVRRPNFNQLNSFTYYQAGVTDAQLGTATGGNPDLEPVKSQNYDLALEWYFSSSSALYGTLFRRDIEGFVHDSARVIDYQGDTYILTQPANTSNGVLEGLELGLTYFPENLPELLDGFGIQASYTALDSEQEIPVYDAEGNQTGMTDTPMFGVSDSSYSVVFAYDKNDLDMRLSYVWRDDFLYTYEARSFANPLGIYNDAETSVDFQASYDVTDNLMVTFDATNLTDEEYQTYYENADIYNLNTAIFSRTFALGARYSF; encoded by the coding sequence ATGTTCAAGCGACATCTACTCAGTTCGTCTATCGCGATGGTCACCACCTTTGGGGGCATGAGTGCGACGGCGTTGGCGCAGGATTCCGACTATGATGCGGAGTTTGACAAAGGGGCTACGCTGGAAGAGGTAGTGGTTACCGGCGTGCGTGCGAGTCTTGAGCAAGGGCTCGATATTAAAAGAGATAGTTACCAGTTAGTGGATTCCATTGTTGCTGTGGATATCGGCAAGTTTCCTGATAACAATGTGGTTGAGGCCCTGCAACGGGTTTCCGGTGTACAGGTGACCGACCGTGGCGCCGGTGAAGTAAACACGGTTTCAATTCGCGGTCTGAATGATGTGACCACTACCGTCAACGGCCGGCAAATCTTTACGTCCTCAGGCCGTTCCGTTGCCCTGGCTGATGTTCCAGCGAGCCTGCTGAAAGGGGTGAACGTTTATAAAACCCGCTCCGCGAGCCAGATTGAGAGTGGCATTGCCGGACAGATTGATATCAGAACCCAGCGCCCATTTGATTTCGATGGCAGCAAGGTTGTTCTGGCCGGCCGTGGGATTTACCAGGAGCAAGCCGATTCCACCGATCCGAATTTGAGTGGCCTGTTCAGCAATCGTTGGGAAACCAGTGCCGGTGAATTCGGTGCTCTGGTCAACCTTTCTTATGCAGAAACCAATTACCGAGATCAGAATGCGGCACCCGGCGCAGTAGTGCCTTACGCTACCGCTGACGCACCTGCGAATATGGAGCCTAACCAGATTATTCGTTCTGTGTATTCCGCAACCAGTTTGGAGCCTTGGGCAGTAGACCCAGAATTCTGGGGCGTCCAGAACTGGACCCCGGGTCTGGAACAGGGGCTTTCAAATGCGCCGGGTTCAACATTGGTAGTGGGGGGTGAAGAAGCGGAATATATGCTATCTCGCGATGCCATCTTCCAGAATGATCTCACCGGCACGCGTGAACGCCCTGCTGCAAATATTTCTTTACAGTGGGCACCGAATGAATCATCTGAATACCTGTTTGAGATGTTTTATAACGGTTTTCGCAATGAATCGTTCAACTCGCTGAATTTCACTAATGTGGACTACTGGGGAGACGCGTCGGCGCTGCCAAATGGTGGTGAGTTTGACATCTATGATGGAACCAACGTAGTTAAAGCCCGCGAAGTCATTTACCCATACGGCTTTACCAGTGGTGATCTGTCGGAGGGGAAAACTGATAGTTATGTGTATGCCCTCGGCGGGAACTGGGATATCAGTGAAAGCTTCCGCCTGAAGTCCGAGGTTTACTACCAGAAAAGCGAGTATGAGACTTCTTTTATCGCCATGCAGGCTGACCGTGTAGCTTATGGCGTGGGAGTAGATTTCAATACCGGAGGAGGCACACTCGCATGGGAGTACTACGACGATCCCTCCACTCCTGACGTTGATGAAAGTGACCTGACAGATGCCAGTCAGTGGAGTACCTCCAACTTTTACGATAACGGAAGTTCCAGTGAGGGTGATGCCTTAACATTTGATGTGGACGGCGAGCTGGATATTGCATTTGGTGGCGCTCACACCCTGCGTTTTGGTTTGCGACACGATGTTCGCGGCGCTTCCGAAGCTGGTCGAGATCAGACTGCACGATATGCTGTTCCTTTGGATTCAATTGATGGGCTGGCCTCTACTACTTCCGGCTTTTTCGACGGGCGGGCCAATATCCCTACCGAATGGGTATCCGCAAATGGCTACTACCTGAGTAAAAATGCCGATGCAGTACGCGCAATGTACGGCCTCGAAGCAGAGGCTCTGCGGAAAACCTTTGAGGTTGAAGAGGAGACCACGTCTGTTTATATCGAAGCCGATTTCGACACGACTGTTGCTGGAAAAATAGTCGACGGCCAGTTTGGTCTGCGTTACGTAAATGCAGATACGGATATGGACTTCTTCGATTTCAATGAAGAGACCGGTGAGAGTTCGCAAAGTAGCGCTTCTGCAAGCAACAGCAATTTGCTGCCAAGTCTTTCGACTCGATTGCATATTACCGACGATCTGATTGCTCGCTTCTCGTACACGGAAACCGTTCGACGTCCCAATTTCAATCAGCTCAATTCATTCACCTACTACCAGGCCGGTGTGACAGATGCGCAGTTGGGCACAGCAACTGGTGGTAACCCCGACCTGGAGCCGGTTAAATCACAGAACTACGATTTGGCTTTAGAATGGTATTTCTCCAGCTCCAGTGCGTTATACGGAACGCTGTTCCGTCGCGACATTGAGGGCTTTGTTCACGATTCCGCTCGCGTAATTGACTATCAGGGTGATACTTACATCCTGACCCAGCCCGCTAACACTTCTAACGGTGTTCTGGAAGGGCTGGAGCTGGGGCTGACCTACTTCCCGGAGAACCTGCCTGAACTTCTCGATGGCTTTGGTATTCAGGCCAGCTATACCGCACTGGATTCCGAGCAGGAAATTCCAGTATACGACGCGGAAGGGAATCAAACCGGTATGACGGACACGCCGATGTTCGGTGTATCGGACTCTTCTTACAGTGTTGTATTTGCCTACGACAAGAACGATCTGGACATGCGTCTATCCTACGTATGGCGTGACGACTTCCTCTATACCTATGAGGCGCGCTCATTTGCTAATCCGCTGGGTATTTATAATGACGCCGAAACCAGTGTGGATTTCCAGGCCAGTTACGATGTGACAGACAACCTCATGGTTACCTTTGATGCAACCAACCTGACGGATGAGGAGTATCAAACCTACTATGAGAATGCCGATATCTATAACCTGAATACGGCCATCTTCAGCCGCACCTTCGCACTGGGTGCCCGTTACTCCTTCTGA
- a CDS encoding TonB-dependent receptor, which produces MSSTRNLRNNLARSALALAIGTATIASAPAVFAQSTTGGIYGSAPAGATVVIKNNSGFSRTITVDESGRYNVGSLPVGTYVVTAKQDGETVGSRSIPVRLGGSSDVSFGDDAMMETVTVVGGELAPAIDVSSTDTRVVLTAEQLERLPMGRSAENIALLAPGVNGGASGYFGDMVSFGGAGVSENAYYINGFLANDPLSNLGGFSLPYASVDQQETFTGGYGSKYGRSSGGVINQVGARGSNELEFGTQVIFTPKGLKSDRPDTYFQDMELPEGYEYTNPDLVGTKREDGSENLSWGETFTGYVSGALIQDKLFGFVSFETEMEESQNSPYADGTPRVTDWDSENNKVYAKLDWYITEDHLLEYTYMGEEEIDEGSFNAWDFETSTRGEALDSAPNSTHNRSEFSILNYTGYLTNDLTLTAMYGHGSFSYKNELGGDTVYPYISGYLNQDPSIVGDNPRPNLAGGYQGRNAKDYTDGIRVNLEWIVGDHTLTLGVDNMEFEAANEGDSQETDVWIYSRATDPSADINAALGVGNPGGEGYFVQKYLYETATSMKLAQDAYYLEDRWQVTPDVLLSLGLRNDKFTNYNVDGDPYLESDDQWAPRLGAAWDVFGDSSLKVYANAGRYYLAMPNSVAIRGASAATYTRDYYTYSDVNEDGSPVLDEHLSPGPVSANGEYGQAVDPQTFAPADLENMYQDEFILGFEKTLGDDWTYGGKFTFRDLKSGIDDVCDPHRMELKLEANGVDLDSVAMESCYMFNPGGTNTFSLANIGADGNPTGTRTEVTMSADDWGMPNLKREYTAIDLFIERPFDGKWEARVDYTYSKLQGNTEGQVKSEFGQDSISKTQDWDAAELMEFSNGYLANDRRHQLKIRGSYALTEELLLSANARVLSGMPVSCLGYYNPNGEVDEASPAGDPLGYRASYHTCFGDVAQPGKERTPWTRTIDMGLTYTPAFMDQKLRLSMNVFNLLNETKATQVDVTSEDAPYTVSNTYNVPLAYQTPRYVMLTASYDF; this is translated from the coding sequence ATGAGTTCTACTCGCAATCTACGTAATAATCTCGCCAGAAGCGCATTGGCGTTGGCTATCGGAACGGCAACAATTGCCAGTGCGCCTGCAGTTTTTGCACAGAGTACGACTGGTGGTATTTATGGTAGTGCACCCGCAGGTGCCACTGTAGTTATCAAGAATAATAGTGGTTTTAGCCGCACTATTACGGTTGATGAGTCTGGCCGCTACAACGTCGGATCTCTTCCTGTTGGAACTTACGTGGTTACCGCTAAGCAGGATGGTGAAACTGTTGGTTCTCGCAGTATTCCTGTGCGTCTCGGCGGAAGCTCTGATGTTTCGTTTGGCGATGATGCCATGATGGAAACAGTGACGGTAGTTGGTGGCGAATTGGCGCCGGCAATTGATGTTAGCTCTACAGACACTCGTGTAGTTTTAACCGCAGAACAGCTTGAGCGCTTGCCCATGGGCCGTTCGGCTGAAAATATCGCCCTGCTCGCTCCGGGTGTAAATGGTGGTGCAAGCGGTTACTTTGGCGATATGGTTTCTTTTGGTGGCGCCGGTGTTTCTGAAAATGCCTATTACATCAATGGTTTTCTCGCCAATGATCCTCTGTCTAACTTGGGTGGGTTCAGCTTGCCTTATGCGTCTGTTGACCAGCAAGAAACCTTTACCGGTGGTTACGGTTCCAAATATGGTCGTTCTTCAGGAGGCGTTATTAACCAGGTCGGTGCGCGTGGTTCGAATGAACTGGAATTCGGCACCCAAGTTATTTTCACCCCTAAGGGGCTGAAGTCTGATAGGCCGGATACTTACTTTCAGGATATGGAGTTGCCGGAAGGTTATGAATACACCAACCCTGACCTGGTTGGTACTAAACGAGAGGACGGCAGTGAGAACCTATCGTGGGGGGAGACTTTCACCGGTTATGTCAGTGGCGCACTGATTCAGGATAAACTATTCGGTTTTGTATCCTTCGAGACCGAAATGGAAGAGTCACAGAACTCCCCTTATGCAGATGGCACTCCACGTGTTACAGACTGGGATAGTGAAAATAACAAAGTATATGCAAAGCTGGATTGGTACATTACTGAAGATCACCTGCTCGAATATACTTACATGGGTGAAGAAGAAATTGACGAAGGCAGCTTTAACGCCTGGGATTTTGAAACCTCCACCCGCGGTGAGGCGCTGGACTCGGCACCGAACTCTACTCATAACCGAAGTGAATTTTCTATTCTCAACTACACCGGTTATCTGACTAATGATCTAACCTTGACAGCGATGTATGGTCACGGGAGCTTTTCTTACAAGAATGAGCTGGGTGGCGATACCGTTTATCCGTATATTTCTGGCTACCTCAATCAGGATCCGTCCATAGTTGGCGACAATCCAAGACCCAACCTTGCCGGTGGCTATCAAGGTCGCAATGCCAAAGATTATACCGATGGCATTCGGGTGAATCTTGAATGGATAGTTGGCGATCACACTCTGACCTTAGGTGTGGATAATATGGAGTTTGAGGCCGCCAACGAGGGGGATTCTCAAGAAACTGATGTATGGATTTACAGTCGGGCCACAGACCCATCAGCTGACATTAACGCCGCATTGGGCGTGGGTAATCCGGGTGGCGAAGGGTATTTTGTGCAAAAGTACCTCTACGAAACAGCTACCAGCATGAAGCTGGCACAGGATGCCTATTATCTGGAAGACCGTTGGCAAGTGACTCCGGATGTACTATTGTCTTTGGGGCTGCGCAATGACAAATTTACTAATTACAATGTCGACGGTGATCCCTACTTGGAATCTGACGACCAGTGGGCGCCGCGCTTGGGTGCCGCTTGGGATGTATTTGGTGATTCCTCTCTGAAGGTGTATGCCAACGCCGGCCGCTACTATCTGGCGATGCCGAACAGTGTGGCCATTCGTGGTGCGTCAGCTGCGACTTATACCCGTGACTACTATACATATTCCGATGTCAATGAAGACGGGTCGCCGGTTCTTGATGAGCATCTAAGCCCCGGACCTGTATCTGCCAATGGAGAGTATGGTCAGGCGGTAGACCCCCAGACTTTCGCCCCGGCGGATCTGGAGAATATGTATCAGGATGAGTTTATCCTCGGTTTCGAGAAAACCTTGGGTGACGACTGGACTTATGGCGGGAAGTTTACGTTCCGTGACCTCAAGTCCGGTATCGATGATGTGTGTGATCCACATCGAATGGAGCTGAAGCTGGAAGCCAATGGCGTAGACCTTGATTCTGTAGCTATGGAATCTTGCTACATGTTTAACCCGGGCGGTACCAATACCTTCAGCCTCGCTAATATCGGTGCGGATGGAAACCCGACGGGTACCCGTACGGAAGTAACGATGAGTGCTGACGACTGGGGTATGCCGAATCTGAAGCGTGAATACACCGCGATTGATCTCTTTATCGAACGCCCATTCGATGGCAAGTGGGAAGCGCGGGTGGATTACACTTACAGTAAGCTACAAGGCAACACGGAAGGACAGGTCAAGTCCGAGTTCGGTCAAGACAGTATCTCCAAAACCCAAGACTGGGATGCGGCGGAACTGATGGAATTTTCCAATGGCTACTTGGCTAATGACCGCCGTCATCAGCTGAAAATTCGCGGTAGCTACGCGCTAACCGAGGAATTGCTGCTCAGTGCTAATGCGCGTGTCCTATCGGGTATGCCGGTAAGCTGTCTTGGTTACTACAACCCCAATGGCGAAGTCGACGAAGCATCACCAGCAGGTGACCCTCTTGGATATCGTGCTAGCTATCACACCTGTTTTGGTGACGTAGCACAGCCGGGTAAAGAGCGTACCCCGTGGACTCGCACCATTGATATGGGCTTGACGTATACGCCGGCTTTCATGGATCAAAAGCTGCGCTTGAGTATGAACGTGTTTAACTTGCTGAACGAAACCAAAGCAACACAAGTGGATGTGACCTCAGAAGATGCGCCTTACACCGTTAGCAATACTTACAATGTACCTCTGGCTTACCAGACACCCCGTTATGTGATGTTGACGGCATCTTACGACTTCTGA
- the ettA gene encoding energy-dependent translational throttle protein EttA, translating into MAEYVYTMNRVGKVVPPKREILKDISLSFFPGAKIGVLGLNGAGKSTLLRIMAGVDQDYNGEARAMPGIKVGYLPQEPQLDPAKNVRGNVEDGMREAIDALAGLEQVYADYAEPDADFDALAKKQQQFEDVIQAWDAHNLEHRLEVAADALRLPPWDADVNNLSGGEKRRVALCRLLLSRPDMLLLDEPTNHLDAESVYWLERFLHDFDGTVVAITHDRYFLDNVAGWILELDRGHGIPWEGNYTTWLEQKEKRLEQEQKGEQARAKAMQKELEWARQNPKGRQSKNKARLSRLEEMQSQEFQARNETNEIYIPPGERLGDNVIELINVSKAFGDRVLIDDLSFRVPKGAIVGIVGGNGAGKSTLFRMINGTEKPDSGEIKIGETVQIASVDQSRENLDDNKTVWEAVSDGHDMLKINNYEVGSRNYIGRFNFKGSDQQKRVGELSGGERGRLHLAYTLKQGANVLLLDEPSNDLDIETLRALEEALLSFPGCAMVISHDRWFLDRVATHILAYEGDSNVVFFEGNYTEYHEDFVARNGENATPHRMQYKKIKT; encoded by the coding sequence ATGGCTGAATACGTATACACAATGAACCGCGTGGGCAAGGTTGTTCCGCCCAAGCGTGAGATCCTGAAAGATATTTCCCTGTCCTTCTTCCCTGGCGCCAAAATCGGCGTACTCGGCCTGAACGGTGCCGGCAAATCCACCCTGCTGCGCATCATGGCCGGGGTCGATCAGGACTATAATGGCGAAGCCCGTGCCATGCCCGGCATCAAGGTCGGCTACCTGCCCCAGGAACCGCAGCTGGACCCGGCCAAGAACGTACGTGGCAACGTCGAAGACGGCATGCGCGAAGCCATCGACGCCCTCGCCGGCCTGGAACAGGTCTACGCCGACTACGCCGAACCCGACGCCGACTTCGACGCCCTGGCCAAGAAGCAGCAGCAGTTCGAAGACGTCATCCAGGCCTGGGACGCCCACAACCTGGAGCACCGTTTAGAGGTGGCCGCCGACGCCCTGCGTCTGCCGCCGTGGGACGCGGATGTGAACAACCTGTCCGGTGGTGAGAAACGCCGCGTGGCCCTGTGCCGCCTGCTGCTGTCCCGCCCGGACATGCTGCTGCTGGACGAGCCCACCAACCACCTCGACGCCGAGAGTGTGTACTGGCTCGAACGCTTCCTGCACGACTTCGACGGCACCGTGGTAGCCATTACCCACGATCGCTACTTCCTCGACAATGTGGCCGGCTGGATTCTGGAACTGGACCGCGGCCACGGCATCCCCTGGGAAGGCAACTACACCACATGGCTGGAACAGAAAGAAAAACGCCTTGAGCAAGAGCAGAAAGGCGAGCAGGCCCGCGCCAAAGCGATGCAGAAAGAACTGGAATGGGCCCGCCAGAACCCGAAAGGCCGCCAGTCCAAGAACAAGGCGCGCCTGTCCCGCCTGGAAGAAATGCAGTCTCAGGAATTCCAGGCCCGCAACGAAACCAACGAGATCTACATTCCGCCCGGCGAGCGCCTGGGTGACAACGTGATCGAGCTGATCAATGTGAGCAAGGCGTTCGGCGATCGCGTATTGATCGACGACCTGTCGTTCCGTGTCCCCAAAGGGGCTATTGTCGGCATCGTAGGCGGTAACGGCGCCGGTAAATCCACCCTGTTCCGCATGATCAACGGCACCGAAAAGCCGGACTCCGGCGAGATCAAAATTGGTGAAACCGTACAGATCGCCAGCGTCGACCAGAGCCGTGAAAACCTGGACGATAACAAGACCGTGTGGGAAGCCGTGTCCGACGGTCACGACATGCTCAAGATCAACAACTACGAAGTGGGCTCGCGCAACTATATCGGCCGCTTCAACTTCAAGGGCAGCGATCAGCAGAAACGCGTAGGAGAACTCTCCGGTGGTGAGCGCGGCCGCCTGCACCTGGCCTACACCCTGAAACAGGGCGCCAACGTACTGCTGCTGGACGAACCGTCCAACGACCTGGATATCGAAACCCTGCGCGCCCTGGAAGAAGCTCTGCTGAGCTTCCCCGGCTGTGCCATGGTGATTTCGCATGACCGCTGGTTCCTGGACCGGGTAGCGACCCACATCCTGGCCTATGAAGGCGACAGCAACGTGGTGTTCTTTGAGGGCAACTACACCGAGTACCACGAGGATTTCGTGGCGCGCAACGGTGAAAATGCCACGCCGCACCGGATGCAGTACAAGAAGATCAAGACCTGA